The genomic window TCCATTTCGCCGGATCTGCCTGTCGGCATCCTGTGAGCCTTCTATGGAGCGGATCAGAGGTTCGGAAAGTGTTCTTAGGTAACCCTTAGAAACTGCCGTCGGAGGTCTTAGAAGAGGTCGTCAGGGTTGGCCACCATGACCGCTACCGCCGTGCCCGACGTCCATCGACGGCTCCGCGCCACGCCCTCGTGGTGGCCCGGAGCCGGCGTGACCGCCGCCGGACTGAGCCTGCTGATCGTCACCGCCCTGTGGGTGAGCAACGGCGGGATCACCGATCTGACCAGCGGCGACGCGATCACCGCGGTTGGCCGGCTGACCGGTCTCTACGCCTCCGACCTGCTGCTGATCCAGGTGCTGCTGATGGCCCGGATCCCGCTCGTCGAGCGCGCCTTCGGGCAGGACCGGCTGGCCCGCTGGCACCGGTGGACCGGCTTCTCGTCGTTCTGGCTGATGATGGCCCACATCGTGACGATCACCGTCGGTTACGCGTCCGGCGGCAACGTGCTCACCGAACTGTGGAACCTGATCCTGAACTACCCCGGCATGCTGCTCGCGGCGGCCGGCACCGTGGCGCTGCTGACGGTTGTGGTCACCTCGATCCGGGCGGCCCGGCGCCGGCTGCGGTACGAGTCGTGGCACCTGCTGCACCTCTACGCCTACCTGGGCGTCGGGCTGGCGCTCCCGCACCAGATCTGGGCCGGTGAGGACTTCACCGGCACCGCGTGGGCCCGCGCCTACTGGTGGACCCTGTACCTGGCCGCGGCCGGCGCCGTCCTCGCGTACCGCATCGGGTTGCCGCTTGCCCGCAACCGCAAGCACCGCCTGACCGTGAGTCACGTCGTCGCCGAGGCGCCGGGACTGACCTCGGTCCACCTGTCCGGGGAACGGCTCGCCGAACTGCCGGTCCGGGCCGGTCAGTTCTTCCACTGGCGGTTCCTGGACGGCAAGGGCTGGAGCCGGTCGAACCCGTTCTCGCTCTCCTCCACCCCCGGCGGCGACATGCTGCGGATCACCGTGAAGAACCAGGGCGACGGCAGCTCCCGGATGGCCACGCTGAAGCCGGGCACCCGGGTGCTGATCGAGGGGCCGTACGGAAAACTGACCGGCGAGGACTACGCCGGTGAACCGGTCGTGCTGATGGCCTGCGGCGTCGGCATCACCCCGCTGATGTCACTGCTCGGCGAACTGCCCTTCCCTGACGGCGAGGCCACCCTGGTCTACCGGGCCCGCAACGAGGGTGAACTGGCGTTCCACCGCGAACTGGAGTGGTACGCGTCCCGGCGCGGCGTGCGGGTGGTGCCGCTGACCGGGCCGCGCGCCCGGCGTACCAGCTGGTTGCCCTCCGCGCTGTCCGCCAACAGCGACGCGGACGCCCTGCGGCAGGTGGCGCCTCAGATCGCCGCCTCCCAGGTCTTCATCTGCGGGCCGGAGGAGTGGGCCGGCGCGGCCCGCGCCGCGGCGATCGAGGCCGGCGCCCGCCCGGACCGTGTCCACACCGAACTGTTCGCCTGGTAAGGGAGATCTCCGACATGCCCCGCATCATCCTGTGGATGCTCTCCACCGTCGTCGGGCTGGTGCTGCTCTTCAGCTACCGCACCAGCACCGGACAGAGCACCACGACCGAGACCGTGGCGGTCGCGCCCGCCGAGAGCACGACGGCGGACGGCGAGACCTACACCGGTGACACCGTGCAGACCCAGGAGGGCGACGTCCAGGTGGTGATCACCGTCGCGGACGGCAAGATCACCGCGGTCAGTGTGCCGGTCTACCCCAGTGGCAGCCAGAAACACGACGAGATCAGCGGCAGCGCCATCCCGGTCCTGGTCGAAGAGACCCTCGCGGCCCAGAGTGCGGAGATCGACTCGGTGTCCGGCGCCACCTACACCAGCGGTGGTTACCGGCAGTCACTCCAGTCGGCGATCGATGCAGCCCAGCTTTAATGGGTCCATGCGGATCCTGGTGGTGGAGGACGACGCGGCCGTGCGTGACTCGCTGGCGCGCACCCTGCGGTTCGAGGGGTATCAGGTGGACACGGCCGGTGACGGCCGGGACGCCCTCGACGTGGTGCGGGCCGGCGAACCGGACGCGGTCATCCTCGACGTGAGCATGCCCCGGATGGACGGCCTGGAGACGTGCCGGCGGTTGCGCTCCGACGGTGTGGTGCTGCCGGTGCTGATGCTCACCGCCCGCGACAGCGTGGGGGACCGGGTGGCCGGGCTCGACGCCGGCGCCGACGACTACCTGGTGAAACCGTTCGCGCTGCAGGAGCTGCTGGCCCGGATCCGTGCGCTGCTGCGCCGCTCCCAGCTCGCCACGCCGCCCGCGGTCCTCGAGGATCAAGAGCTTTTGACCTTCGCTGACGTACGGATGAACCCCGGCACCCGTGAGGTGTGGCGAGGCTCGCGGACGCTCAAACTGACCCGTACCGAGTTCGGCATCCTGGAGGCGTTCCTGCGTCATCCCCGGCAGGTGCTGTCCCGGACCGCCCTGTTCGAACAGGTCTGGGGTTACGACTTCGGCGAGCAGTCGAACAGCCTGCACGTCTACCTCGGCTACCTGCGGCGCAAGCTGGAGGCCGAAGGGGAGACCCGGTTGCTGCACACTGTGCGGGGTGTCGGGTTCGTGCTGCGCGAGGAGCCCTTGTGAAAGCTGTGAAAGCCTGGTGGAACAGCCGGACGCTGCATGATCGGCTGTCGCTGCTGGTGACCGGTGCGGTGGCGGCGGCCGTGCTGCTGGTGTCGGCCGGGGCCTGGTTCCTGGTGGCACAGATCCAGCAGCGCAAGATCGACGCCGGGTTGCTGGCCGACGCCCGCACCATCGCCGAGAACCCGTGGCAGTGGCTGCAGTCGCAGGGCACCCGGCCCAGCCCCGGCGACCGCGAGATCGGCCCCTGCTGGCAGATCCTCGACCCGAGCGGCACCGTGGTCGGCGGGTCCGCCACCCGGCTGCCGGTCTCCGCCGCGGCGGTTTCGATCGCCACCACCGGGCACACCGAAGTGCAGGAGAAGGTGGCCCTCGGCCCCGGCGAATACCTGATGCTCACGGTGCCGATCGACGGCGGCGGCGCGGTCCAGGTGGGTGTCGACCCCAACCCCGACAAGCGGGTCCTCGCCCT from Actinoplanes derwentensis includes these protein-coding regions:
- a CDS encoding ferredoxin reductase family protein produces the protein MTATAVPDVHRRLRATPSWWPGAGVTAAGLSLLIVTALWVSNGGITDLTSGDAITAVGRLTGLYASDLLLIQVLLMARIPLVERAFGQDRLARWHRWTGFSSFWLMMAHIVTITVGYASGGNVLTELWNLILNYPGMLLAAAGTVALLTVVVTSIRAARRRLRYESWHLLHLYAYLGVGLALPHQIWAGEDFTGTAWARAYWWTLYLAAAGAVLAYRIGLPLARNRKHRLTVSHVVAEAPGLTSVHLSGERLAELPVRAGQFFHWRFLDGKGWSRSNPFSLSSTPGGDMLRITVKNQGDGSSRMATLKPGTRVLIEGPYGKLTGEDYAGEPVVLMACGVGITPLMSLLGELPFPDGEATLVYRARNEGELAFHRELEWYASRRGVRVVPLTGPRARRTSWLPSALSANSDADALRQVAPQIAASQVFICGPEEWAGAARAAAIEAGARPDRVHTELFAW
- a CDS encoding FMN-binding protein encodes the protein MPRIILWMLSTVVGLVLLFSYRTSTGQSTTTETVAVAPAESTTADGETYTGDTVQTQEGDVQVVITVADGKITAVSVPVYPSGSQKHDEISGSAIPVLVEETLAAQSAEIDSVSGATYTSGGYRQSLQSAIDAAQL
- a CDS encoding response regulator transcription factor, with the translated sequence MRILVVEDDAAVRDSLARTLRFEGYQVDTAGDGRDALDVVRAGEPDAVILDVSMPRMDGLETCRRLRSDGVVLPVLMLTARDSVGDRVAGLDAGADDYLVKPFALQELLARIRALLRRSQLATPPAVLEDQELLTFADVRMNPGTREVWRGSRTLKLTRTEFGILEAFLRHPRQVLSRTALFEQVWGYDFGEQSNSLHVYLGYLRRKLEAEGETRLLHTVRGVGFVLREEPL